The genomic interval CAACAGACAACCGCCTTTTCAAAACCAGAGCGAGTGGAACCGGCGACCACATCGGCGCAACTGCCGGTAAAAAAGGTGATCTCGTCACGGGCCAAGTCAATGCCTGCAGCCGCCCAGCCCGATAGGCTAATAGAGCAGCATGCTGAAATGCCGCCATCAACGATCGTACAGAGGGAAGAAGTGCCTCAGGTACGTGAGGTGCCAGCCGAGCAACAACTCGTCGAAGTGGCTGAGACCACTGCTCAGCCGATCGTAGAAACGAAGGAGTCCGTTGCTACGACTTCTCCGTCCGACTTGATTGAGTCTCAACAGTTTCAGCAGGAACCGGCGGTGCCTGCATCGCCTCCTACCTTGTCCACGGAGGGGCAGACTGCTCACGAGGCCAAGATTCCGGAGTCATTACGAGAGACTTCAGGAGTTGCTGCGGCTATACCCGGTCCTGAAGCAAAGATGGATAACCGGTGGCTGGCCGAGTCCTTGTGGCGAAGGGTGGCTGAGCTGAAGCGTTATCCAAACTCAGCCCGTATGAGTGGCCAGGAAGGGAAAGTAATTTTAAAGGCCGTCATTCGGTCAGATGGGCAGCTGGCTGAGGTATTTATTCAAAAGAGCTCCGGATACAGCGTGCTCGATGAGGCAGCGATTGAAGCTGTGAAACGAGCCTGTCCGCTTGACATGACGCATGCTCTCGGGAAACCGCAAATCGTTGTGAGTCTGCCGATAGTCTACAGTTTGGCCAACTAGCGGCTCCGCGATGAATGTAGTCCGACGCATGATTCGACCGAACATATCAAGATTCTGAGGGAAAGTGATGCATCGGTGAGCAAACGTAGCAGACAAGTCCTGAGCGTTCATGTATAGTTCAAGCCTATCAATTGGGACCAGAATACACGTGAAAGACTCACGTCGATCATTGCCTCATCTTTCAATCGCTGGCTGTGCCGCCTTGTTTTATGCGGGGTTGCTCGTGGCGGGCAGTAGTTGCAATTTGGTTCACGGTGACTGGCATCAACGTCATCAACACCATCACGCGGACGAAGGCTCGTCTGCCGCGGACCAGTTCTGCGCATGGGCCTGTCAGGCGACGGCGGACACCGTGGCGGAAGGTGGGCCATCACTGGCTGTCAGGGATTTGGTGAGTGGGCCAGCCGAATTCACTTCCACTGAGCTTCCGTTCTCTACCGATTTCTCCGCGATTCATTCGCGGGCACCTCCTTCGAATTTCTTCGTCAGACTTGGCTGATCCGTATCGCGTAGTCGTGCTCTCGCGCGCTGGTACGAATACAGCCGGATTGCGTCTATTTCACAATTAAACTGTCTGTGTGAACTGTCCGAGCAGATGACCCTCCGGCTCGGACCAAGCGCGGGGCGAAGGTTGGCTGCCTCCTCCTTGGCCCCGCCCTTTATCACAGGCTGGGTAGGGGTGACTACCAACTATTCTCTTCAGCCTTGAATGAGTTGTATCGGAGCTATGGTGCTAGAGCGCAGGGCCGGTGTTATCCGGTCGAACGTTTTCAGAGTGGGAAGTGATGTGGATAGTCCGTCCGGGAAGGTGACCCTCCGCCCGGACCAAGCGCGGGGCGAAGGTTGGCTGCCTCCTCCTTGGCCCCGCCCTTATTATAGTGCGAAATGCTTGTTGATAGTCCTTAATGAACGTCCAGACCATTCTCAGGGAGAGGATGTAGGTCGATGGATCCTGTATTCTGCTGTGGGACAAGATGGCTAGTTTCAGTAGCAAGCAGCACGATGTCAAAATTGTAGCATCCGTTAGCATGCATGAGCATACGTAGGTAGACAGATTCTGAATACTCATGTACAACAGCCCCTAGTATCGGTAGGGCTGTATGGTCTACGTAGAATAACTCGTAGGGGCTTGCAACGTGAAGCGATTGAGTCAGATTTTTCATAACCTTTCTATTGTCGGCTGCACAGCGCTGATGTATGCCGCGTTGGTCGTGCTGAGTACCGGCTGTGCGTTGGCTCATGCCGACCGGACGCAAGCGCATCACCATCATAGCGAAGAGGGTTCATCTTCTCAAAGTGCATTTTGTGCCTGGGGCTGCCAAGCAACATCGGATATTGTCTCGGCGGCTGAACCGTCGATGACGGTGGCCTGGCTTGTCGTTGAGCAACAAGTATTGCCTTCCGACGTATATCGTGTGTCTTCCGCTTCCACCGTACTCCATCCTCGAGCGCCTCCGTTCACTGCTCTTCTTTCCCGAGTATAAGGTCATAAGGGTAGTAGGCATTCTCGCCGATGCTCTTAAATGATGCTTGCCCTCGGTTCGCTTTCATTTCGGTACATCGCAGTCCTGTCTGAGTCAAGCAGCCGTTGGCTCGGACGAGCGCGGGGGAAGGTGCTTCTTCCTCGGCCTTCGCCCCGCCATTTCAAAGGCTGACGAGTGGCGCGAGGCTAACGGGTAATTTTCCGATTGTGGCACAGAAACTTTCAGGAACGTTATGGAGGATTCATCATGGATGTGATCGGCACGTTGCAGAAAAAACAGCTACTCCGTGTGGACGAAGCCGCAAAGATTCTTAATGTCAGCCGCTGGACGGTGTATCGATGGGTTGAGGCCGGTCGGCTGGGTGGTACACGCTTGGGCGCCGGCAGTTTAAGAATATTCAGTCATACAGTGGCTGCCTTGATTGATCTCCACTGTGTCGGATCGATCCAGGAAGAAGGCACCGATGTGTTATCCAAACAAGGTCCACTCAAGTCGCGGGCGATGAACGCACGACCTGTAGGCCGTGAAATAAGTCGGTTGCGACAGCCGGCAGCGGTCTGATGTAAGGTCTCAACGTCAATGCGTCGCATCGTCTCGTACGTATTGCTGGTTCTGCTGGCCTCATGGATGACGGCCTTTCCCGCAGCGGCATCCTGCGGCTCAGTTAGTTGTTTTGTCGTCATCGGCTCTCAACAGGCGGTCTCGCCGGCCGGGGTATTGACCGTCAATTTCAACTATACGTATACGCCGAATGAGATTCCCTCCACAGGAGTCAATACTATCCCGTTTGCAAATTCACAACTCAAACAGCTCATCCTGGCCAATAGCAAGGTCGGCCAGCTCAGCACGCTGATCAAAACAGCGGCATTAGATCTCAATTACGGCCTAACCGAACGGGTCGGTCTTGAGGTCCTCATTCCTTACAAATTCGTGGAT from Nitrospira sp. carries:
- a CDS encoding energy transducer TonB, producing MASKDEQRFVAPAWAVSLALHGMVGGLAFAFSAQIQPPVQDNLFSWDVAFVQQTTAFSKPERVEPATTSAQLPVKKVISSRAKSMPAAAQPDRLIEQHAEMPPSTIVQREEVPQVREVPAEQQLVEVAETTAQPIVETKESVATTSPSDLIESQQFQQEPAVPASPPTLSTEGQTAHEAKIPESLRETSGVAAAIPGPEAKMDNRWLAESLWRRVAELKRYPNSARMSGQEGKVILKAVIRSDGQLAEVFIQKSSGYSVLDEAAIEAVKRACPLDMTHALGKPQIVVSLPIVYSLAN
- a CDS encoding helix-turn-helix domain-containing protein, which encodes MDVIGTLQKKQLLRVDEAAKILNVSRWTVYRWVEAGRLGGTRLGAGSLRIFSHTVAALIDLHCVGSIQEEGTDVLSKQGPLKSRAMNARPVGREISRLRQPAAV